The following coding sequences are from one uncultured Bacteroides sp. window:
- a CDS encoding GDP-L-fucose synthase, with the protein MNKDSKIYVAGHHGLVGSAIWNNLRQKGYTTLVGKSHKELDLMDGMAVREFFDAEQPEYVILAAAHVGGIMANSLYRADFIYKNLQIQQNVIGESFRHSVKKLLFLGSTCIYPRDAVQPIKETELLTAPLEYTNEPYAIAKIAGLKMCESFNLQYGTNYIAVMPTNLYGPNDNFDLECSHVLPAMIRKIYLGKCLNEGSWGAVCKDLNKRPVEGITGDHKPDEIITVLKKYGISKNQVELWGTGKPLREFLWSEEMADASVHVLEHVNFEDLKGTDKDVRNCHINIGTGKELSIRELAELIVKTVKYNGELAFNSDKPDGTMRKLTDVTKLHELGWQHKIDIEEGVERMFNWYLSE; encoded by the coding sequence ATGAATAAGGATTCAAAGATATACGTAGCAGGTCACCATGGCTTGGTGGGCTCTGCTATTTGGAATAATTTACGTCAGAAAGGTTATACTACTCTGGTGGGTAAAAGTCATAAAGAGTTGGACCTAATGGATGGGATGGCTGTTCGTGAATTCTTTGATGCGGAACAACCGGAATATGTTATTTTAGCTGCTGCTCATGTTGGTGGAATTATGGCGAATAGTTTATATCGAGCAGATTTCATCTATAAGAATCTACAGATTCAGCAGAATGTGATTGGAGAGAGCTTCCGCCACAGTGTCAAGAAATTACTTTTCTTAGGAAGTACGTGCATCTATCCACGAGATGCAGTACAGCCAATAAAGGAAACAGAACTACTTACTGCACCGTTGGAATACACCAATGAGCCTTATGCTATTGCTAAGATTGCAGGATTGAAGATGTGCGAAAGCTTTAATTTACAGTATGGCACGAATTACATTGCAGTAATGCCCACGAACTTATATGGTCCAAATGATAACTTTGATTTGGAATGTAGCCATGTACTTCCTGCTATGATTCGTAAAATTTATTTGGGTAAATGCTTAAACGAAGGTAGTTGGGGAGCGGTATGTAAGGACTTAAATAAGCGACCTGTAGAAGGTATTACAGGTGATCATAAACCAGATGAAATTATTACTGTTTTGAAGAAATACGGTATCTCTAAGAATCAAGTGGAGCTTTGGGGTACAGGTAAGCCGTTGCGTGAGTTCCTCTGGAGTGAAGAGATGGCGGATGCAAGTGTTCATGTCTTAGAACATGTGAATTTCGAGGATTTGAAAGGTACGGATAAAGATGTACGTAATTGTCATATCAATATCGGTACAGGAAAAGAACTTAGCATACGTGAACTAGCGGAATTGATTGTAAAAACAGTGAAGTACAATGGAGAGTTGGCTTTTAATAGTGACAAACCTGATGGTACTATGCGTAAGTTAACAGATGTGACGAAGTTACATGAGCTTGGTTGGCAGCACAAAATTGATATTGAAGAAGGTGTTGAACGGATGTTTAATTGGTATTTATCGGAATAA
- a CDS encoding UDP-glucose/GDP-mannose dehydrogenase family protein, producing the protein MNIAVVGTGYVGLVSGTCFAEMGVNVTCVDVNEEKIQSLLNGKIPIYEPGLDEMVLRNYKEGRLRFTTDLTSCIGDVDIIFSAVGTPPDEDGSADLKYVIEVARTVGRSMKKYLVLVTKSTVPVGTAKKVKAAIQEELDKRGVDLEFDVASNPEFLKEGAAISDFMSPDRVVVGVESEKAKELMTSLYRPMMLNNFRVIFTDIPSAEMIKYAANSMLATRISFMNDIANLCELVGANVNMVRKGIGSDSRIGSKFLYPGCGYGGSCFPKDVKALIKTAEKSGYTMEVLKAVEAVNDNQKSILFNKLSKHYKGELQGKTIALWGLAFKPETDDMREATALVTIDLLLKAGCKVCVYDPVAMEECERRIGDAVEYATDMYDAVLNADALLLLTEWKQFRLPSWRVIKKAMNAPLIIDGRNIYDAHEMEEQEFEYYCIGR; encoded by the coding sequence ATGAATATAGCAGTAGTTGGTACAGGGTATGTCGGTTTAGTGAGTGGTACATGTTTTGCCGAAATGGGAGTAAATGTAACTTGCGTAGATGTAAACGAAGAAAAGATTCAAAGCCTTTTGAATGGTAAAATCCCTATTTATGAGCCTGGTTTGGACGAAATGGTGTTGCGTAACTATAAGGAAGGACGATTACGTTTTACGACTGACTTAACTTCGTGCATAGGCGATGTTGATATTATATTTAGTGCGGTAGGTACGCCTCCAGATGAAGATGGTTCTGCTGATTTGAAATATGTTATTGAAGTAGCACGTACGGTGGGACGTAGCATGAAGAAGTATCTGGTATTAGTAACCAAAAGTACAGTCCCTGTAGGTACGGCTAAAAAAGTAAAGGCCGCTATTCAAGAAGAATTGGATAAACGTGGTGTTGATCTTGAATTTGATGTAGCATCTAATCCTGAATTTCTGAAAGAGGGGGCAGCAATCAGTGATTTTATGAGTCCTGACCGTGTGGTAGTAGGAGTAGAATCTGAAAAGGCAAAGGAACTGATGACTTCGCTTTATCGTCCAATGATGTTGAATAATTTTCGTGTGATTTTTACCGATATTCCTTCTGCAGAGATGATTAAATATGCGGCGAACTCCATGTTAGCTACTCGCATTAGTTTTATGAATGATATTGCTAACTTATGCGAGTTAGTAGGTGCAAACGTAAATATGGTACGTAAAGGAATTGGTTCTGATTCTCGTATTGGCAGTAAATTTTTGTATCCGGGGTGTGGATATGGTGGTTCTTGCTTCCCTAAAGATGTGAAGGCATTGATTAAGACTGCTGAGAAAAGTGGCTATACTATGGAAGTACTTAAGGCTGTAGAAGCGGTTAATGATAATCAAAAATCTATTCTTTTCAATAAGCTAAGCAAGCATTATAAAGGTGAGCTGCAAGGTAAGACTATTGCGCTGTGGGGTTTGGCCTTTAAGCCGGAAACAGATGACATGCGAGAAGCTACGGCATTGGTTACCATTGATTTATTGCTGAAAGCTGGTTGCAAGGTTTGTGTTTATGATCCTGTCGCAATGGAAGAATGTGAAAGACGTATAGGTGATGCGGTAGAATATGCAACGGATATGTATGATGCTGTTCTGAATGCGGATGCTCTGTTATTGCTTACTGAGTGGAAACAATTCCGTTTGCCTAGTTGGAGAGTCATTAAAAAAGCAATGAATGCTCCGCTGATTATTGATGGAAGAAATATTTATGATGCCCATGAAATGGAAGAACAGGAATTTGAATATTATTGTATAGGTAGATAG
- a CDS encoding glycosyltransferase, with protein MKKNILMLTSIYPAPDLNLLNNTNVCHYFAKEWVKMGYNVIVVFNYPIYLRVFHVVARYFEKLAASKFSTYIPTNYLKEDFEYEIDGVRVIRMPLFKPMPYKKVPRHVLLKQVDKIISNNLDKKFIPDVIVAHNYYPFIDILFNLKKTYKDANTCIVVHKQALKLKEYLGNTYQDYIDKIDTWGFRSLPLKREFENKYGTLRKTFICYSGVPSFYFKDVSKIKKLPLKLKRFVYVGSFIKRKYPDCLLDALHSVYPQNDFNLDYVGQGNLANKLRRKVDQYKMQNQVLFHGHLPRLKVLDILLNAECFIMISKDETFGLVYLEAMSQGCITIASKNEGMEGIIVDGENGFLCEAGNYLELSLVVRKINSLSIEDKCAISRKAKETAFNLSDSKVAQMYIDNVII; from the coding sequence ATGAAAAAAAATATTTTGATGTTAACAAGCATATACCCTGCTCCAGATCTAAATCTGCTAAATAATACCAATGTGTGCCATTATTTCGCTAAAGAGTGGGTGAAAATGGGGTATAATGTAATAGTCGTTTTTAATTATCCTATATATCTTCGTGTATTTCATGTTGTAGCTCGCTATTTTGAAAAATTGGCAGCAAGTAAATTTAGTACTTATATACCAACTAATTATTTAAAAGAAGATTTTGAATATGAGATTGATGGTGTTAGAGTGATTAGAATGCCTTTGTTTAAGCCTATGCCATATAAAAAGGTACCTAGGCATGTTTTACTAAAGCAGGTTGATAAAATAATATCGAATAATTTGGATAAAAAATTTATTCCAGATGTAATTGTGGCTCACAATTATTATCCATTTATTGATATTCTTTTTAATCTAAAAAAAACTTATAAAGATGCAAATACATGTATAGTCGTACATAAGCAAGCTCTGAAGTTGAAAGAATATTTAGGGAATACTTATCAAGATTATATTGACAAAATAGATACTTGGGGATTTCGTTCTTTGCCTCTTAAAAGAGAGTTTGAGAATAAATATGGTACCTTGCGAAAAACATTTATTTGCTATTCGGGGGTACCTTCCTTTTATTTCAAAGATGTTAGCAAAATAAAGAAGCTTCCTCTGAAATTAAAGAGGTTTGTTTATGTAGGATCATTTATTAAACGTAAATATCCTGATTGTTTACTTGATGCTTTGCATTCTGTTTATCCTCAAAATGATTTTAATTTAGATTATGTTGGGCAAGGTAATCTAGCAAATAAACTAAGAAGAAAGGTTGATCAATATAAAATGCAAAATCAAGTACTTTTTCATGGTCATTTGCCACGTTTAAAAGTTTTAGATATTTTGCTTAATGCTGAATGTTTTATAATGATAAGTAAAGATGAAACTTTTGGTCTTGTCTATTTGGAAGCTATGTCACAAGGATGTATTACTATAGCTTCTAAGAATGAAGGTATGGAAGGCATTATTGTTGATGGTGAAAACGGTTTTTTGTGTGAGGCTGGTAATTACCTTGAGTTGTCTCTAGTCGTAAGAAAAATCAATTCATTGTCAATTGAAGATAAATGTGCAATTTCACGAAAAGCTAAAGAAACGGCTTTTAATTTATCAGATTCCAAAGTAGCTCAAATGTATATTGACAATGTTATAATATAA
- a CDS encoding glycosyltransferase family 2 protein, whose product MISIVTVGMNHLLYIKALVHSLYIENCPKVDFEMIYVDNCSKDKTVDFIRANYPRVHIIENKTPLGFGENNNKGVRASKGKYIAIINPDIVLQEGCIDNLYEYAETHTDIGILVPKLLNPDLSVQYSVRGFISLKALLWRIVSKGNDNAANTEVSNYLCKNMDTSKIQFIDWSIGAALFIPRDVYERLKGFDTDYFLYMEDEDLCLRSWKLNLPVVYLPQAVMVHNHLRGSSKLGKKTVLHLKSMMTFFTKHGFFIRSYKNTISI is encoded by the coding sequence ATGATATCAATAGTTACTGTGGGAATGAACCACTTGCTTTATATAAAAGCCCTTGTTCATTCTTTGTATATTGAGAATTGTCCTAAAGTGGATTTTGAAATGATTTATGTGGATAACTGCTCTAAAGATAAAACTGTAGATTTTATTCGGGCTAATTATCCTAGAGTTCATATTATTGAAAATAAAACGCCTTTAGGGTTTGGTGAAAATAATAACAAGGGAGTACGAGCTTCTAAAGGGAAATACATTGCAATTATTAATCCTGATATAGTATTGCAGGAGGGGTGTATTGATAATTTATATGAATATGCAGAAACTCATACAGATATTGGTATTCTTGTCCCTAAATTGCTTAATCCAGATCTATCTGTGCAATATTCCGTGAGAGGATTTATTTCTTTAAAAGCTCTTTTATGGAGGATTGTGTCAAAGGGAAATGATAATGCTGCTAATACTGAAGTTTCAAATTATCTATGTAAAAACATGGATACTTCAAAAATTCAGTTTATTGATTGGTCTATTGGAGCTGCATTATTCATTCCAAGAGATGTATATGAGCGTTTAAAAGGATTTGATACTGATTATTTTTTATATATGGAAGATGAGGACTTATGTTTAAGATCATGGAAGTTAAATCTCCCGGTCGTTTATCTTCCTCAAGCTGTTATGGTTCATAATCATTTGAGAGGCAGCTCTAAATTAGGAAAAAAAACGGTTCTTCATTTGAAGAGTATGATGACCTTTTTTACTAAACATGGTTTTTTTATTAGAAGTTACAAAAATACAATATCAATATAA
- a CDS encoding YjbH domain-containing protein, producing MKKSFFFFVSLVFCLMVHAQFPYGTTGLLHMPTADMQSDKTFMFGGGFLDKGATPEHWSYNTYNYYLNITIFPCLEIGYSCTLHKGVPGNYWPKSTWGKFTNQDRQFSARLRAVKEGQLGKYMPAIVLGCNDVLTLWSSENRGAFSLPDTASNGYWNRLYIAATEHFKLKGELGVHAAYVYNRRKDYPLNGLALGLNWKPWFHRNLNFMTEYDSRTVNCGLGYTFWKDHINLIGELNDFKYVSAGVMFKVHLK from the coding sequence ATGAAAAAGAGTTTCTTCTTTTTTGTTTCTCTTGTCTTTTGCTTGATGGTTCATGCTCAATTCCCTTATGGAACAACGGGTTTGCTTCATATGCCGACTGCTGATATGCAGAGTGATAAGACTTTTATGTTTGGAGGTGGTTTTTTAGATAAAGGAGCAACGCCTGAGCATTGGAGTTATAATACTTATAACTATTATTTGAATATTACTATATTTCCATGTCTTGAAATAGGGTATTCATGCACTTTGCATAAGGGTGTTCCTGGTAACTATTGGCCTAAGTCAACTTGGGGGAAATTTACGAATCAGGATCGTCAATTTTCGGCTCGGTTGCGTGCTGTGAAAGAAGGGCAATTGGGGAAATATATGCCTGCTATTGTGTTAGGTTGTAATGATGTACTGACACTGTGGAGTTCTGAGAATAGAGGTGCATTCTCTTTGCCTGATACTGCAAGTAATGGATATTGGAATCGATTGTATATTGCGGCGACTGAACACTTTAAACTGAAAGGAGAATTGGGTGTTCATGCAGCTTATGTCTATAACAGAAGAAAGGATTATCCTTTAAATGGTCTGGCTCTTGGATTAAATTGGAAACCTTGGTTTCATCGAAATTTGAACTTTATGACTGAATATGACTCTCGGACAGTTAATTGTGGACTGGGATATACTTTCTGGAAGGATCATATCAATCTGATAGGTGAATTGAATGATTTTAAATATGTTTCTGCGGGTGTAATGTTTAAAGTTCACCTAAAATAA
- the rfbA gene encoding glucose-1-phosphate thymidylyltransferase RfbA, whose translation MKGIVLAGGSGTRLYPITKGVSKQLLPIFDKPMVYYPISVLMLAGIREILIISTPTDLPGFKRLLGDGSDYGVHLEYAEQPSPDGLAQAFIIGEKFIGNDSACLVLGDNIFHGQSFTRMLTEAVRVADEESKATVFGYYVSDPERYGVAEFDKEGNVLSLEEKPTEPKSNYAVVGLYFYPNKVVEVAKSIKPSARGELEITTVNQRFLEDKELKVQLLGRGFAWLDTGTHDSLSEASTFIEVIEKRQGLKIACLEGIAFNHGWITADKLRELAKPMLKNQYGQYLLKLADEA comes from the coding sequence ATGAAAGGAATAGTTTTAGCCGGAGGATCAGGTACACGCTTGTATCCTATTACCAAAGGGGTAAGTAAACAACTACTCCCTATCTTTGATAAGCCAATGGTTTATTACCCAATATCAGTACTGATGTTAGCGGGTATACGAGAGATTTTGATTATCTCTACGCCTACGGATTTACCGGGATTTAAGCGCTTGCTAGGCGATGGTTCTGATTATGGCGTTCATCTGGAATATGCGGAACAGCCTTCACCAGATGGCTTGGCACAGGCGTTCATCATAGGTGAGAAATTTATTGGTAATGATTCTGCTTGTTTGGTGCTGGGTGATAATATCTTTCATGGACAGAGCTTCACGAGAATGCTGACGGAAGCTGTTCGTGTGGCTGACGAGGAGAGTAAGGCTACCGTGTTTGGGTATTATGTGAGTGATCCTGAACGTTATGGGGTGGCGGAGTTCGACAAGGAGGGCAATGTGCTGAGCCTTGAAGAAAAACCGACTGAGCCAAAATCTAATTATGCTGTAGTGGGGTTGTATTTTTATCCCAATAAGGTGGTGGAAGTGGCCAAATCCATCAAACCTTCCGCTCGTGGAGAGTTGGAAATCACTACGGTAAATCAACGTTTTTTGGAAGATAAGGAACTTAAGGTTCAGCTTTTGGGACGTGGCTTTGCATGGCTGGATACGGGTACGCATGATTCACTTAGTGAGGCGAGCACCTTTATTGAAGTGATTGAAAAACGCCAAGGACTGAAGATCGCTTGTTTGGAAGGCATTGCTTTCAATCATGGTTGGATCACGGCCGATAAATTACGGGAATTGGCTAAGCCAATGTTGAAGAATCAATATGGGCAGTATTTGCTCAAATTAGCAGACGAAGCATAA
- the rfbC gene encoding dTDP-4-dehydrorhamnose 3,5-epimerase, producing the protein MEVIKTALEGVVIIEPRVFADARGYFFESFSQKEFEEKVCKTTFVQDNESKSSYGVLRGLHFQKPPFAQSKLVRVVQGAVLDVAVDIRKGSPTFGQHVAVELTAENHKQFFVPRGFAHGFVVLTEEVVFQYKCDNFYAPQSEGALAWDDPDLAIDWRVPADKTLLSEKDKVHDCLKDAKWLFDYSEDLYGIK; encoded by the coding sequence ATGGAAGTTATTAAAACTGCCCTAGAGGGGGTTGTAATCATAGAACCTCGTGTGTTTGCGGATGCACGTGGCTATTTCTTTGAATCGTTTTCTCAGAAAGAATTTGAGGAAAAGGTGTGCAAGACGACTTTTGTACAGGATAATGAATCGAAATCTAGTTACGGGGTACTGCGCGGATTGCATTTTCAGAAACCTCCGTTTGCACAAAGTAAATTGGTGCGGGTAGTGCAAGGTGCGGTGCTTGATGTAGCGGTGGATATCAGGAAAGGTTCGCCTACTTTCGGTCAACACGTGGCTGTGGAGTTGACTGCCGAGAATCACAAACAGTTCTTTGTTCCTCGTGGTTTTGCACATGGCTTTGTGGTACTTACCGAAGAGGTCGTGTTTCAATATAAATGTGATAACTTCTATGCTCCGCAGAGTGAAGGCGCTTTGGCTTGGGATGATCCTGATCTGGCTATTGATTGGCGGGTTCCTGCGGATAAGACTTTGCTTTCGGAGAAGGATAAGGTGCATGATTGTCTGAAAGATGCGAAGTGGCTTTTTGACTATTCGGAAGACTTATATGGTATTAAATAG
- the rfbD gene encoding dTDP-4-dehydrorhamnose reductase yields the protein MQTILVTGANGQLGNEMRKVATDSGNQYIFTDVSELDITDREAVFSFIKENAVSVVVNCAAYTNVDKAEDDFGTASLINDRAVENLAAACKEFKATLIHVSTDYVFHGDKNVAYTEEDFTNPLGIYGKTKLAGELSVQVSGCNYMIFRTAWLYSAFGNNFVKTMQRLTRERDTLKVVVDQVGTPTYAGDLAALIFKVIEEKLYVKHLGIYHFSNEGVCSWYDFAKEIAALSGNVCDIQTCNSEEFPSKVKRPNFSVLDKTKVKQVLAFKVPYWKDSLAKCITELAAASK from the coding sequence ATGCAAACAATATTAGTAACGGGTGCCAACGGTCAGTTGGGCAATGAAATGCGTAAGGTGGCTACAGATAGTGGCAATCAATATATTTTTACGGATGTGTCGGAATTGGACATCACTGACAGAGAAGCAGTATTCTCTTTTATCAAAGAGAATGCGGTGAGTGTGGTGGTGAATTGTGCGGCATATACGAATGTGGACAAGGCGGAGGATGACTTCGGCACGGCTTCGCTCATCAATGACCGGGCAGTAGAGAATCTGGCAGCTGCTTGCAAGGAATTTAAGGCTACTTTGATTCATGTCTCTACGGATTATGTGTTTCACGGAGATAAGAATGTGGCTTATACGGAGGAGGATTTTACGAATCCGCTTGGTATCTACGGAAAGACGAAGTTGGCTGGCGAACTGTCGGTACAAGTCTCTGGCTGTAATTATATGATTTTCCGCACGGCATGGCTTTATTCTGCATTTGGCAACAATTTTGTGAAGACGATGCAGCGCTTGACGCGTGAACGGGATACTTTGAAGGTGGTGGTGGATCAGGTGGGTACGCCTACGTATGCGGGTGATCTGGCTGCTCTGATCTTTAAGGTGATTGAAGAGAAATTGTATGTGAAGCATTTGGGTATTTATCACTTTAGCAATGAAGGGGTTTGTTCTTGGTATGATTTTGCAAAGGAGATTGCAGCGCTGAGTGGCAATGTTTGTGACATTCAGACTTGTAACAGTGAGGAGTTTCCTAGTAAGGTGAAGCGACCGAATTTCTCGGTATTGGATAAGACAAAGGTTAAACAGGTATTGGCTTTTAAGGTGCCTTATTGGAAGGATTCTCTGGCTAAATGTATCACGGAATTGGCTGCGGCTTCAAAATAA
- the rfbB gene encoding dTDP-glucose 4,6-dehydratase produces MEFKRNILITGGAGFIGSHVVRLFVNKYPEYHIINLDKLTYAGNLANLTDIEEMPNYTFVRADICDFDKMMELFKTFSIDGVIHLAAESHVDRSIKDPLTFAQTNVMGTLSLLQAAKLSWADSFEGKRFYHISTDEVYGALHFDGTFFTETTKYNPHSPYSASKAGSDHFVRAFHDTYGLPTVVTNCSNNYGPYQFPEKLIPLFINNIRHGKPLPVYGKGENVRDWLYVVDHARAIDVIFHEGKIADTYNIGGFNEWKNIDLIKVIIKTVDRLLGNAEGTSEKLITYVTDRAGHDLRYAIDSTKLKNELGWEPSLQFEEGIEKTVRWYLDNQEWMDNITSGEYEKYYESMYTDR; encoded by the coding sequence ATGGAATTTAAAAGAAACATATTAATAACGGGTGGAGCGGGATTTATCGGCTCACACGTGGTACGTCTGTTTGTAAACAAGTATCCGGAGTATCATATCATCAATCTGGATAAACTCACGTATGCGGGCAATCTGGCTAACCTGACGGATATTGAGGAGATGCCGAACTACACGTTTGTACGGGCGGATATCTGTGATTTCGACAAGATGATGGAGTTGTTTAAGACGTTCTCTATTGATGGGGTGATTCATCTGGCTGCAGAGAGCCATGTGGATCGTAGCATCAAGGATCCGTTGACGTTTGCACAGACAAATGTGATGGGTACGCTTTCTTTGCTTCAGGCTGCAAAACTGAGTTGGGCGGATAGCTTTGAGGGCAAACGTTTCTACCATATCTCTACGGATGAGGTGTATGGGGCGTTGCATTTTGATGGCACATTCTTTACGGAAACAACAAAATATAATCCGCACAGTCCATATTCGGCTAGTAAGGCGGGTAGTGACCACTTTGTGCGGGCGTTTCATGATACGTATGGTCTGCCTACGGTGGTGACCAATTGTAGCAATAACTATGGGCCATATCAGTTTCCTGAGAAGCTGATTCCGCTCTTTATCAATAATATTCGTCACGGGAAACCGCTACCTGTTTATGGGAAAGGGGAGAACGTGCGCGACTGGTTGTATGTAGTAGATCATGCACGGGCCATTGATGTGATCTTTCACGAAGGTAAGATAGCGGATACGTACAACATCGGTGGTTTTAATGAATGGAAGAATATCGATCTGATTAAGGTAATTATCAAAACAGTGGATCGTTTGCTGGGCAATGCTGAGGGAACGAGTGAGAAACTGATTACGTATGTAACGGATCGTGCAGGACATGATTTGCGCTATGCGATTGACTCTACCAAGCTGAAAAATGAACTGGGATGGGAACCTTCCTTGCAGTTCGAAGAGGGCATTGAGAAGACGGTGCGCTGGTATCTCGACAATCAGGAGTGGATGGACAACATCACTTCGGGTGAATATGAAAAGTATTATGAATCAATGTATACAGATCGATGA
- a CDS encoding MATE family efflux transporter, producing the protein MNSNNKRIAKNTLMLYLRQILILLVSLYTVRVVLGALGVEDYGIYSVVGGIVSFFSFLSGTMASATQRFFSFALGQDDFNRLKKTFTVNWLIYGAIAVIAFILLETVGLWFVKNQLRVPPERFEAACMVYHFSALMFIATIFSTPFKAIIIAHEDMQIYAYISIVEAFMKLGVVFLLVHLLWDKLVLYGVLTFLVSVITTVIYMFICIRKYKECQFRKFYWDKGLLSEIIGFTGWTLFGQVTSVGRNQAVTILLNQMFNPIVVAARAIAINITTQINVFSNNFNIGLYPPIIKSYATGDKKNMFSLVFNGSKITFFLMWVFALPLFLEMDTILSVWLKNPPPEAILFTRLALIEVLINAISLPITTAARAPGQMKVYEFTLGCIQLVIFIASWIVLIMGGAAYSVFLVAIIANLVMFVVRLLIVRMLIGMSLRPFLNQVIIPISIVTLFSAIPSFFIHFLLPQRLIFTTMSVFTSIIITCISMYFFGLDRQMRKKVRNIIATRVRKVL; encoded by the coding sequence ATGAATAGCAATAATAAACGGATAGCCAAAAATACCCTGATGCTGTATTTGAGACAGATACTGATTTTATTGGTTAGTCTTTATACCGTTCGGGTTGTATTGGGTGCACTTGGCGTTGAAGATTATGGAATATACAGTGTTGTTGGAGGAATTGTTTCGTTTTTTTCTTTTCTGAGTGGAACAATGGCTTCGGCTACTCAGCGTTTTTTTTCGTTTGCATTAGGACAAGATGATTTTAATAGATTAAAAAAGACTTTTACTGTAAATTGGCTTATATATGGAGCTATTGCAGTGATAGCTTTTATATTACTCGAAACGGTTGGATTGTGGTTTGTGAAAAACCAACTGCGGGTGCCACCCGAAAGGTTTGAAGCTGCATGTATGGTATATCATTTTTCGGCACTCATGTTTATTGCTACCATTTTTTCAACGCCATTTAAGGCGATTATTATTGCGCACGAGGATATGCAAATTTATGCTTATATATCTATTGTAGAAGCATTTATGAAGTTGGGTGTGGTTTTTTTATTGGTACATCTTTTGTGGGATAAACTTGTATTATATGGGGTGTTAACTTTCTTGGTATCTGTGATTACAACTGTTATTTATATGTTCATTTGTATCAGGAAATACAAAGAATGCCAGTTCCGTAAATTTTATTGGGACAAAGGATTGCTGTCTGAAATTATAGGTTTTACAGGCTGGACGTTATTTGGTCAGGTTACATCTGTAGGAAGAAATCAAGCGGTTACCATTCTTTTGAACCAAATGTTCAATCCTATTGTAGTCGCAGCAAGGGCAATAGCAATCAATATTACTACTCAGATTAATGTGTTTTCTAATAATTTTAATATTGGACTTTACCCGCCTATCATAAAATCGTATGCTACGGGCGATAAAAAAAACATGTTTTCGCTAGTCTTTAATGGGTCTAAAATCACTTTCTTCCTGATGTGGGTTTTCGCATTGCCGCTTTTCTTGGAGATGGATACCATATTGTCTGTATGGCTAAAAAATCCTCCCCCCGAAGCGATACTGTTTACCCGTTTGGCTTTGATTGAAGTCTTAATAAACGCCATAAGTTTACCGATAACTACGGCTGCTCGTGCACCTGGTCAAATGAAAGTTTATGAATTTACGCTTGGATGTATTCAATTAGTCATTTTTATAGCTTCTTGGATAGTCTTGATAATGGGAGGAGCAGCTTATTCGGTTTTTCTAGTTGCAATAATTGCAAACTTAGTAATGTTTGTTGTTCGTTTGCTAATTGTCAGGATGTTAATAGGGATGTCTTTGAGACCTTTTTTGAATCAAGTGATTATCCCTATTTCAATAGTAACACTGTTTTCGGCTATTCCTTCATTTTTCATACATTTCCTTCTACCTCAAAGACTTATTTTTACAACTATGTCTGTCTTTACGAGTATCATAATTACTTGCATAAGTATGTATTTTTTTGGCTTAGATAGGCAAATGCGTAAAAAAGTCAGGAATATAATTGCAACCCGAGTTCGTAAAGTATTATAA